TAGTCCAGTCCCGTTCCTTCAAGAATTCGCGTCGCTGCCGCGTCGCCATAGAAATCACGACCAAAGCGGGAACCATTGTTACGCAATAAGAATGACTTGAACTTGTTTGCCTCTGGCCTGGTATCGAATAGAGGATAGACTAGTTTCCCTTCTTGATATTCCTGCCTCATTTCGATTTTGACAGATTTTTTCGGCCACCAGCGACTATAGTTGCCGGCGAACGAAATGCCTGCGTCTATTTCGAAATCGCTTTCTGTGGACTGGCTCCCCTTGCTGAAATATTCAACGTGAACAGGAAATTCGATGTCTTCCCAATAGGGCGCAGTCCTGCATGGTTCTGCGCAGGTAGATCTGTTGTTTATGTAGTATTCCTTCAGAAAGACCGGATCCACTGTGATGGATACGATGGGCATTTTTATGGCGCTGTCGATAATAAAGGTGTGCGTCTCTATGGGGGTTACAGGGATGTTGTCCTCGAAACCTGTGCAGCGTACGATCGAGTTTTTTTCGACAGGGATGCTTTCTTGAAAGATCGGGGAATCGTTTGTTGGAACAGATCCGTCAGTGGTGCAGTGCACGACCATGTTGGAATTTGACGTTTGAAGTGCGATTGATACGGATTTGTTACAAATATGTGTTTTGGCGTTATAAAAAAAGAGACGAGAGTCGTCGATCAGTTCAAGCTCGCTGGAATCTGCGGTGTTCACTTCTTTGGCAAAATAGGTGTTGCCTGTAGCGTAGGCATCTACTTTAGAAAACGAAAGAAGAAACTCAGAAGCGGTGTTGTCTTCAAGGAGTTGTCCAAGGGGCTCATCAAGGGGTTCTTCAAAGGGAAACGACGAATTGCTGCACGCAATCATCAGATTTGTCGCAAAGAGGGAAAATGCCTTAATGCGCCATTTCATTTCACTTCCCGCTGGACTTGAACAATAATTCTGAAATAAACTTCATTGGGCCATGGCAAGATATGCAATGGTACAATGCTTTCATTTTCCCGATGAGCGAACGCTTTTGGTAATGGGATGTCGTCTTTAATTTTGTCCACATCCCATAATCCCAATACAAATTGAAGTTGTTGAGGTCTATTTTTTCTTGGATGGCTTTGGAATATTGATATTTAGTGAATTTGTCGTAGCTGCGAAGCGATTTTTCACAACCTTCTATATGGGCCGATCTCTTCGCGAAAGCCTGTTTCCCGATTAAAGTGGAACTGGACCATGAACCTTGGCTGAAAATCCGGTACACAGACATGGCCTCGGGCATATAATGAACTCTGCCAGCGTATGCACAAGACAATATTAAGGGGAAATCGCCGACAGGGCTTACGTCCCAATATTCTTCGGCATAGAAATTCTTGATTTCGGTATGATAGACAATGGTGTTCGTGCCGAAAAAGCCGCCGCCCCCTAAAATTATTTCTTCGGTGGGGATGTCGCGCGCTGTTTCGAATTTGGGGAATAGCCCTTCGATATTGCCTGTTCTGTCGTTGAGTTTCATGCAGCGGTGAATGACCGCAGAACAATCAGGGTGCGATTCTAGATAACTTATTTGACGCTGTAACTTTTGCGGATCGGTCCAGAAGTCGTCCCCTTCGCATACGGCAATATATTTGCTGTTCAGCATCGAATTGACGATTCTGGTGAAACTGCCGTCGTTCTTGGAATACTGATTTTCTGTTTCTATCAGGGGCTTTATAATCTTGGGATATTTTTCAGCGTATTCCTGGATGATTTTGGCGGTGTTGTCCGAGGAGGCGTCGTCGTGTACACAAACTTCGAATGGAAAGTCCGTTTCTTGGATTAGGAACCCCTCTAGACACTGTGCGATGAATTTTTCGTGATTGAACGCAGTGCAACGGATGCTCACGAGAGGTTTCTCGTTTGCAGGCCATTTGGCTGTCACTTCATCTTGGGTTCGGGTTATCATATATTTTAAAAGAACGGCTTTAAATGTTGCATACTGTGGACAAATATATCGTACTGTAGACAAATATATTTATATGAGGGGGTTTAGTCAACTTTTCCCCCTGGGGAATAATTGTTTTGGTTTTTTATTTTCTAAATTAGGCCTATAGATTGTTTCAATAATAGGTTTAGCATGGCAAAGACTGTTTATCTAGGAATGATTGGTGACATTATGCACCCGGGCCTCATCAATATCATCAATGAAGGGGCCAAGTATGGCGACGTGATAATTGGGCTTTTTACGGACAAGGCGATAGCGACGCATAAGCGTCTTCCGTACTTGAACTACGAACAGCGCAAGAATGTCATCGAGAATATCAAGGGCGTTTCGAAAATTGTTCCCCAGGACGAGTGGAGCTACGTAGAGAATCTGAAAAAATACAAGCCGGACTACATCATCCATGGCGATGACTGGCTTTATGGCCCGGACAAATATATCCGTGACGAGGTATTCAAGGTCATGGAATCCTTGGGCGGGAAGGTCATCGAGATTCCCTATACGCAGGGCATCACTTCGACTGGGCTTAAAAAAGAAATTGAATCGCTGGGTACGACCCCGCAGGCAAGGCTTTCTTCGCTGCGTCGTCTGATTGCGGCCAAGCCGATTGTCCGCATTCTGGAATCCCACAACGGGCTTACGGGCCTTATCGCAGAACATACGAGCGTGGAAGTCAACGGCTGCGTCCGCGAGTTCGACGGTATGTGGTCTTCTTCGCTGACCGACTCCACGAGCAAGGGCAAACCGGACATCGAGGCCGTGGACCTCACGACCCGCTTGCACGACTTGAACGACACGCTCGAAGTGACGACCAAGCCGGTCATTTTTGACGGTGACACGGGTGGAAAGGTGGAGCATTTCGGTTTCACGGTCCGCACGCTCGAACGCCTCGGCATTTCGGCGGTCATCATCGAAGACAAGGTTGGCCTCAAGCAGAACTCCCTGTTCGGGACGGATGCCATCCAGACGCAGGACACTATTGAAGGCTTCTGCACCAAGATCCGTGCAGGCAAGGATGCCCAGGTCACGAACGACTTCATGGTGATTTCCCGCTGCGAATCGCTCATTGCGGGCAAGCCTGTGGACGATGCCCTTGAACGCTGCCATGCCTACGTGGCTGCCGGTACCGACGGTATCATGATTCACTCCAAGGACAAGAGCGGCGAAGACATCAAGGAATTCTGCAAGCGCTTCCGCGAGAAAGACGCGCATACGCCGATTGTCGCCGTACCCACGACTTACAACCAGTTTACCGAAGAAGAACTGGCGACTTGGGGTATCAACGTCGTTATCTATGCAAACCACATGTTGAGGTCTGCCTACCCGGCAATGGTGAAGTGCGCCGAATCAATCCTTACGCACAGCCGTAGCCTCGAGGCTTCGAACGACTACTGCATGCCCATCAAGCAGATTTTGAACCTCATTCCCGGAACGATGAAGAAGTAACGGTATTCTACCTATGATCTCTCCGAAGTTTTTTATTGACACGCTTGGCTCTTACGGCATCGACTTTTTTGCCGGAGTCCCC
The nucleotide sequence above comes from uncultured Fibrobacter sp.. Encoded proteins:
- a CDS encoding glycosyltransferase, which codes for MITRTQDEVTAKWPANEKPLVSIRCTAFNHEKFIAQCLEGFLIQETDFPFEVCVHDDASSDNTAKIIQEYAEKYPKIIKPLIETENQYSKNDGSFTRIVNSMLNSKYIAVCEGDDFWTDPQKLQRQISYLESHPDCSAVIHRCMKLNDRTGNIEGLFPKFETARDIPTEEIILGGGGFFGTNTIVYHTEIKNFYAEEYWDVSPVGDFPLILSCAYAGRVHYMPEAMSVYRIFSQGSWSSSTLIGKQAFAKRSAHIEGCEKSLRSYDKFTKYQYSKAIQEKIDLNNFNLYWDYGMWTKLKTTSHYQKRSLIGKMKALYHCISCHGPMKFISELLFKSSGK
- the aepX gene encoding phosphoenolpyruvate mutase produces the protein MAKTVYLGMIGDIMHPGLINIINEGAKYGDVIIGLFTDKAIATHKRLPYLNYEQRKNVIENIKGVSKIVPQDEWSYVENLKKYKPDYIIHGDDWLYGPDKYIRDEVFKVMESLGGKVIEIPYTQGITSTGLKKEIESLGTTPQARLSSLRRLIAAKPIVRILESHNGLTGLIAEHTSVEVNGCVREFDGMWSSSLTDSTSKGKPDIEAVDLTTRLHDLNDTLEVTTKPVIFDGDTGGKVEHFGFTVRTLERLGISAVIIEDKVGLKQNSLFGTDAIQTQDTIEGFCTKIRAGKDAQVTNDFMVISRCESLIAGKPVDDALERCHAYVAAGTDGIMIHSKDKSGEDIKEFCKRFREKDAHTPIVAVPTTYNQFTEEELATWGINVVIYANHMLRSAYPAMVKCAESILTHSRSLEASNDYCMPIKQILNLIPGTMKK